DNA sequence from the Bufo bufo chromosome 3, aBufBuf1.1, whole genome shotgun sequence genome:
gtgacggtccagatggatgttaccagttgggggtgtatcCCTGCAGTCTgatattatccaatcagtgctgccagtgtcagactgtgcagggacacacacccaACTAGTAACATCCATTTAGACCTTCATTCGTAACTTCTTGCAGGAATAATAATGGAATGGTACAATACTgagtcacaaaaatagatgctccaggattgttattacaagggggaTGCTAGCAATTGcttaaacagacatgtcaggagaggggacaggtcctctgtaACAACCCCCTTCCAGCACTTTGCCTGTAGTAGGCTTACAGTGGTTTTCTAGTGTAACTGTATTTAAAGAGAACTTGTCAGAATACTTATGCAGCCCCAACCAGCATGAAATACCAAAAGGCAACCTGGTTACAAACAATTATTTTGACTCTTCTCCCCATTCCTGGCTTGACTTTCAACTATGGTTTCTCTGAAATTCCAGCATTTCAGAGTAAAATATGGTTATTCGTCACTTGCCGGTGTTTCATACTGCCCGAACCAAGctcctgacaggttccctttagatgAAGCAGATTCAGCATGAAGCACCAGGATTGCAAAACTCTGCATAGTGACGACATGGCTTATCATGGTGTTCCCGTTCAACTTGCTCACTTTGGTGGCTGTGGTGCAACTGAAGGAAGAAAATGCAAACTTTCTCTCACAAAATGAAGGAAAAAAATGGCAATACCCTAAAATAGTTCTTGTTTTTATTTAGTTTGTACCGTATAAATAAACTTTGGGAATTCTTGTAATATTGTGTTTTATTTATGAGAGAATACACATTTTATCAGAGAGGTAATAACAAGGGAACAGCAAAAAATGtagattatatatactgtattttcacttgaaCAGCGGAAATAACAAAAATTGGGCCATTTCAGATGGATATATTGTGTTTCACATACATGGACATTTGTGGCTGCTACAACGAGAATAATACAAATGAAAATGAAGACGTTTTTTCTATCGCTCCCTTATAAAAGGGTAGTGCTGCTGAGGATTTATGGAGAGATCACTCCTGCACAACTCAGCACATGTACCATGAACAGTGTCCGAcacgggtgcctagggcccaccagtgaaatccaatctgggggcccactgtaaagcGACATGCAAATACTACCTGCTCCTACATGCTACAAAATGATTGATTattggggtccctgcagcaactttgataaGGCAGGTCCCTGGTAAAAGAGAATACTGGTTGACCTGCTTCTgtgcctagaagtcatctcagacaTCTAATGCATCTATACTAATTAACCGGGtagtttgttaaaggggttgtgcagtttttttaaactgatgatctatcctctggatagatcaccaGCATCtgatctgttcacttgaatggagcttagccccgcccaggccattgatactagtcgtgatgtcactgggcctgcggtaaacagcgagaaggccgcggcactactgccagcgctgccttctcaaacagctgatcggcgggggtcccgggtgttggatagaggatagatcatcagtttaaaaaaaactgcaaaacccctttaaataatctacccagtttttatatgaacatagtctGGTTGAGATGTTgtatctatatgtagtgcagtttACTGTGCCAGGAGGTgggccacctgttcccctgtgggtcgGTCTGAGCCTGACTATGAATATCACTGCAAGTAATGTCATCTAGTATACATGACACACTGAATATAAGAAAACCAACTGTAAAGACAGCAACCTTTCTAATAGTAAAATGAAGAGGCTGATCAAGACTTCTCCGCCATCTTCACAACCATATAAAACACTTCTTTAAAAGCCAGAGGTGGTTCCAGGAGCAGAGGGAAAGTCTTCAACGTCCACTTTAGGTCTGCTCTGCAGGTTTCCCTCATGATCTTCATTCTGTATACTTCATATAACTTTGTTTGTGTGATATTCTTCTAAAGATAAAATTAATGAGAACATGAAAATAAAATATCTCACAAACTCCATGCTAAAGTTTTAGATTTAAATACAGAAaggtaaaggggttgttcatcttCGGGAGGCCTTTTGGGTAGACCTCCCCATGTTGCCGGAGATGCAGAGGGAAGCATGCTTACCTGCTCCCCTACTGCCTCACTTCATTCCCTGTGTATTAACATCAAGTTTGACACTGATACAGCCAATGACTCGCAGTGGTAACCTGCTCACCTTGCTTCATGCCAATGGGTCACATGGCGCAAGTGGGGCAGGTTaccactgtggccagtcattggctgcagcagcgtcaaactggatgttgatgCGCTGAGAACGAAgtgagagcaggtaagtatgcttcccaagGGGTAGGGTTCTGTATGAAAGGCCTCCAAAGATGAACAGCACCTTCAAGTCATAGGCCTTATATACACAGTAAAACTGCATGCACAGTCTGTAGGTAACCAGAGAGACtcataggtctgcataggagctgaatGCACAAAACAGTAGGATATTTTTAAGATAAACTTTTTAGATAAACTTGTATAATGTGAGGGGTGGAAAGACGGAGTGTAATGTAAGCTAGCTGGCTTGTGGAAGCAGTGACCTGGTTGCATCTCCATGCTATTTGCAGTAATTATTATTTCCTGTTAGTAAATTGGAAAGAAGGAGAGGTCTGGTGCACAAATGGCTGAGATTTGAAGGAAACGTATCCacagagttaggcccctttcacacgagcgagtattccgctcgggtgaaatgcgtgatgcgaacgcatttcgCCAACACGGtagcctgacccattcatttcaatgggtctgtgtacacgagcgttggttttcacgcatcacttgtgcgttgcgtgaaaatagcagcatgttctatattctgcgattttcacgcaacgctggccccatagaagtgaatagggctgcgtgaaaatcacattgcatccgcaagcaagtgcggatgtgatgcatttttcactgatggttgctaagagatgttgtttgtgaacattccgttttttatcacgcgcgtgccaaACGCATTAaatcacattgcacccgcgcgataaaaactgaactcgattgcagacaaaactgaatgaacttgcttgcgaaatcgcgcatttttcactgaacgcatccgcaccTTATCCGCTCATGCTCATCTACAAGGGGCCTTACTTTAACTTTTTAAGTTATTTCATTAGTAATATACATAAATACACATGTTTTCTTTACTTTAATAGTGTGTAGAGAATTTCAAGAGACTACTTGGTTTACGGTTATGTTCTGACTTTTAAAGGGAAAgtgttacatatgatttttccTGCAATTTGACCTATTCAGGATCCAGGACGTGCCCAATAAGTCTGCAATGCGTGAGGGGTGTATTATGAGCCGAGCCTGCTCCATACGTGATAAGCTGTGCAATACAGTTGACATCCTGTTACATTAACTGGTATCAGAGATAACTCCCATTTATGCCACGATTAGTagtgactgtggcatctaagggattagacatgtcacctctcctgacatgtcacaATAATTCTGATACAGTAtcacactgattggacagtgtcaggctGTGCGGGGACACAAACCCAACTAATAACGTCCAGTTGGGGCATGTTATAAATATTGCATtgcactcattttgagctaaaaattatttttttaattggtctttataaaaaataaattgagcATGTTTCTCTTTACAGCCTAGAGATTCTCTAGTAACATACTCTGTGTTTTACTGTGTTCAGTGAGGCAGCTCAGCTGGCAGATCCTTATCCATGAACTTATATACACTCAATATAGCTCAATTctgatcttactgataagaatgtgcctTAACATCTCCGTCGTAAGCCAGGCTTTTCCCatgcttttttttctttccactGCATCGGCCCACTGTATGCTTTACAAGATTGGCTAGTATTTGTTAAAAAAATCTTCAATAAAAacggtttgtaaaaaaaaaaagtggcttaaGTAAGTGTTGCCGAATCCGGTTTCCtggtctgtgcatgcgccgggacataggaggagctatttttgcttttgatctttgaaaaaaattaaataccgaatctgttattccggatgatacctgATCCATCtaacggatccagaaaaaacaTATTTTCGTTTGCATGCGGTTTGCCatatccgacaggcagttccgttgccggaactgcctgccggatctgaacaatgctagtgtgaaagtacccttattacatggggaatgcaagtagttactaaaacagacatatcaggagagatgacaggtcctctttaatgtctcaagtagtgttgagcgaacttctgttttaagttcggcgtctaaagttcggcttccggttagcggagaatcccgatatggattccaaattccgttgtggtccgtggtaacggaatcaataatagccgattattgattccgctaccacggaccacaacggaattcggaatccatatcgggattctccgctaaccggaagccgaactttagacgccgaacttaaaacagaagttcgctcaacactagtctcaaGGGCTCACAGTACAAGTTACCTTTTGTTGGCAGGTCTGGAACATTAGAACTTGCTGAGGCTTCACTCTGATCTTCATTGCTTGGGAAGAATTCTTGCTCAGTCTTATTCAAGTCCTGAAGTATTTCCTTAATGCAGCTGTTCAGATCATACACAGCATTTTGTTCAGGTGCCTGGTATTTATTAGGCTGATCTTCAAATGCACCTTCATGCAGTGTCACGAGTGGAGCTGTTGCTACCATAATTTCCTTGGTAAATATGTCTTCTCTGTGTCCATTCATTCTTTCACTACTTGAATCTTCTGTGATGGGTAATGTGTCTTCATCCTTTTCATCTTCACACAGTATTACTGTCACTTCAGAGTCTGAGGTGTCTGAGCTACATGAAGTCACATATTCGTCTGAAACCTGCTCTACTGAGTCAAATGAAGACTTCTCTAGATCCTCATCTGTGTCAGAATCTGGGGCTGTGTGGCGCCTGATTCGGGAGACAGCCTCCCTGAGATCTTTGGCATAGTAAGTTGGTTTTCTTGAATATGCTTTTATTAGGCTCCTAGAAGATGTATGATCTGCTTGAGAGGCCAAGCAAACTTCACTAGTAACTTTCTTGTGTTCTATGTCTGGTTCCTGAAATAAATGAGGATTTGTAAAATTTGATGCATGTTTTGTAGgcttggattttttttctttcaactgaGTTTCTGCTGGGTGGTCTTCCTCTGAGTTCCCTTCTATTATAGCATTATCTTTACTTGTGTTCTTTTTAGTGACCATCGATAATGTTTTCCGCTGAACAAGACATTCTTCCTCCACTGACTCTAGTAACATACCCTCAACTTGTTTTAACGTTTCTGTGACATGTAAATCCAATGGCTCTGCTGATGTTTTACAGTCTTGTATCTCTTCCTTCATGGTAGTATCAAGTTCCATACAATGAGAAAATACACTTGGATATGGACTGATTCCAACACCTTTTACTATAGGCAGAAAACTTTCTTGGGGTTTGGGTGTTGCTAGAGTTTGATCATTTTGAACCATTATGTCAGATGGTTCTGAACAGCTTTCTTTGCTACTTGGGTTCTGTGTGTCAGGAGAAAGTACACTTTGCTCTGATCCCAGTTCTTTAATCTCTTTAGTACTATTAACAGACATGTGCAAACTATCATTAACAGTTTCTGATGTAGCTGGAAGATGATCTACATTCTCTAAAATGCAGGGCATCTCTTTATAATTATGGATCTTAAATCCTTTTCTGTTTCCATTTTTAATCAAAACCTCAGATTCTTGCTCATTAAATGTGCGTCCTTGTTCAGCATTAACAGCTTCTGTCAGGGATCCATAGGGTTTCTGCTGATCTTGAGATTCATTGAGATAATCTAATTCTCCAATGGAAAGCCCTAAAATGCGGACTGCTCTTTCTTTGAGGGTTGAGGCTTGTCTCTCTGTGAACAGTTGATTGCACTGCTCAATTTTAGAATGCTTCTTTTGAGAGCACGGTTGTAGTGGTAAATTCGAACTAGACTTTGAATGTGAAGTGTGATGTGCTCTCTCTTTCTTGACAAGACTCTTAGAGTGACTACGAATGGGCAAGGATTCCTCGTTAGATTTCTCATCAGGTACAAATTTTACTTGCTCCATTACTGGTGGAAAAATATACTCTGCCCTAACAACTACACAGGTTGCATCAATGACAAAAAGTCCCTCATCCTCATTAGATAATGCAGCCTGAATTTTCACTGTTCCCTTTGCTTGGCTTTTTCCTAGATCACTGGGATGTATATTAGAATGTTCAGATATATTGTATTTCCTACTAAATTTCAGGCCATTGGGACCTCTCCAACGGTTATGATCATGGCTTCTCCCCGGTAAAGTGTTGACATTTCCAGGTTCTCTCCATCTGGGAAATTCTGTATCCTGATAAGTTATTCTTTCCTTTCTGGAATCACCATGTTTTGTTTCTTCCTGCATATATGGTTTCATATATTGTTTTTTCACAGGAAGAGTATGACTGTACCACCCATACTCAACGTTATTTGATTTTGGAGCAGGTCTTGTCTTTGATTCTTTGCCTGATACAACCCTTAATGGTCTTCTCTGCTCATGTCCTTGTTCATTATCTTGTTTATTAATGTTTATGTAGCCTCCTCTGTTCCTTTTATCAGCATTTAGAAAATTTCCACTTGCATAACTGAAACCCAACTCTCGTGGCAGTTTTATTCCATGCAGAGGAATTGGTGGGCGAGTATCAAAAGGTGGCATTTGATGTCGGCTATTATTTGCAGGggtcatattttttctttttgttgcttCACTTTTGTCCTGTTGTGCTTTGCTATTTGTGTGCCGTGTGTATGGAACTGATGTGTCCCTTTGAGCAGGGAATGAAACTGTCCCATATATCTTGTTATCACTCTGTAGGTCAAGATCAGACttgatttttggaaaatttggtgtATCGTGAGTAAGAGGGGAACTTCTGCCTTCTACACTCTCATATATATGATCAAGAAACTCATCAGAGTTAGGTCCTGTCCATGTGCTATGAGCTCGAGGAAGTTTTCTGCCTTGTATTATGCTCTGCAAAGCTGGGTCAGTCTTTTGTTTTTCCGCTACTTCTACAGTGTTCCCCAGCATATTTGTACTTGATGATAAATTTGTCTTGGCAGCTCTAGTGTTCTCCACACTATACCTTGGCACCTTTTCTCTACTTTCATGACAGTCCTCAATGTCATGTAGAGGTAGAATATGAGTACTTTGCTTTTGGCTGTATCCTCTAGTGTGATTAACTTTTTCTTTGTTCGTAGGGAAGATAAGGTGTGGGTAAtcataaggaggaggaggaacgtaAGGTGGGGGAACTTTTCGTTTTCGAAATTGCGGCCGATTTTCTTTTAAGACTTCCTTATTGTGATTTAACGAGGAGCTTTGCTCCACATTATTTTTTTGTGCTTTGTCCTGAGAAGTTTCTGAAACAGCTGAATTAGTTACTCCTGATTTTGCAGATTTTACAAGCTTAGACcaccaactttttttttcctgactTGTATCTCCAGAATTTGTTAGAATGGATTTAGTTTTTTCAGTCTCTGGATAGCCCACCTTGTTTGATTGTGATATGAGCTGATTTTGTAGCGCTTTGGGCAGATTATGTAACGGTTCCCACTCATCATACTTTAgctctttcatttttttttctagtaTATAATCTGCTTCCCATTTTCCATAAATACTGTCCATTTGTATCAGCTTCCCTTTTTGTCTCCGCTTTTTAGAAGGGGAATGGTTTACCATTTGTCCATATGGATCTACAGACAACTTTTGTCTTTTCCTTTCATATTCAGCACCATATGTTCTAGCCATATTGTTGTCCCACTTATAACGGAACTGTTCTTTTACCCGTGCATCATTTCTTCTACCAGCATTTTGAATTTGATCCATTCTCCCTAGTGTGGAATCTCTATGAATTGGTGGCAGATTGGAACCCCAGTTTGTTGAATCTTGCAAGACTGCACCCTGTGGCAGTCTGGTGGTCGACCACAGTCTGTAGGGAGACTGACCTCTCATTGGTGCTTTGTTAATGTACCTTAGAGATAAATCAGTAAATATATCAATGACTTTAGAACTACAACTATTAAAGAACAAAACTCTACATCTCCCTCTGCCTAACTATTAGCTTTTATTTCACTGAATTAGCATGTTGTACTTATGTTTTTGAGCCCTGCGTTCACTGCAGTATTTGCtaagggaatgtatcatcagaaaattaATTATTGTTAAAATCAGATTTTTATgttgaacattttttttatagaatttttggtgatttttgaAAATCTTGTCAAGTCCCTAgctatatttaaataaaaatcctaaaatagcctaaaatatgtcaagactatcttctttgagagcagccacatgggccatagacacaatggacaggggaggggacctcattgacttctaggggagagttttctaggaatgacctgtgccctgtgcagaggtcggggggaaggggggtataGATAAgctcagtggcgtgcccagggggggCAGTACGCCCCGGGTGCCAGCTCTCACAGGGGTGCCACtgccaggcccagaagcaatgagtgcttccatcaatacatcCATCAACGTCATCGCGTGAGCCTCtgccgggactcagcagcacagtgccgggactctgcgagcaagtgcaggtgagtatttagcttttagtttttttttttcttttatgtgccaaTTTTGGGGGGCATGAGTGGggtacacacaggaggacatgtggggggaaaatatggtgggatactgtgtgagggcaatttattttattttatgtgccaactttgggggacatgaggggggtgcacacaggaggacatgtggggggaaactactgtgtgggggacactactatatgggggcagtgtggtgaacactactgtatgggggcagtgtgggggacactactgtatgggggcagtgtgggggacactactgtatgggggcagtgtgggggacactactgtatggggcagtgtgggggacactactgtatgggggcagtgtgggggacactactgtatgggggacactactgtatgggggcagtgtggtggacactactgtatggggcagtgtgggagaaattactgtgtgagggacactactgtgtgggaaagatatgggggacactactgtgtgggggcagtgtgggggaaattactgtgtgggggacactactgtgtgggagcagtgtgggggtaaactactgtgtggggggcagtgtgggggaaattactgtgtgggagacactactgtatgggggcagtatgggggacactactgtgtgggggaaatgactgtgggggcagtgtggtggaaactactgtgttggggacactactgtatgggggcagtgtggtggaaactactgtgttggggacactactgtgtgggggaaattactgtggcgggcagtgtggagaaaactactgtgtgggggaaactactgtgtgggggcagtgtgagggaaactactgtgtgggggcagtgtgaggaaaactactgtgtgggggcagtgtgaggaaaactactgtgtgggggcagtgtgaggaaaactactgtgtgggggaagtgtgggggaaactactgtgtgggggacactactgtatgggggcagtgtggggtaaattactgtgtgggggcagtgtgggggaaattactgtgtgggggcagtgtgagggaaactactgtgtgggggcagtgtgggggaaactactgtgtgggggacactactgtgtgggggcagtgtgagggaaactactgtgtgggggcagtgtgggggaaactactgtgtgggggacactactgtatgggggcagtgtggggtaaattactgtgtgggggcagtgtgggggaaattactgtgtgggggcagtgtgggggaaactactgtatggggaaactactgtatggggaaactactgtgtgggggaaactactgtgtgggggacagtgtagggaaaattactgtggcgtgcagtgtgggggaaactactgtgtgggggcagtgtgggggatactacagtatgggggcagtgtgaggaaaactactgtgtgggggcagtgtgggggaaactactgtgtgggggacactactgtatgggggcagtgtggggtaaattactgtgtgggggcagtgtgggggaaattactgtgtgggggcagtgtggggggaaactactgtatggggaaactactgtgtgggggaaactactgtgtggggaaaactactgtgtgggggaaactactgtgtgggggaaagtgttggggaaattacattgtggggcagtgtgggggaaactactgtatgggggacagTGTAGGGAAAAATACTGTGgcatgcagtgtgggggaaactactgtgtgggggcagtgtgggggatactacagtatgggggcagtgtgggggaaactactgtgtggtggcagtgTAGGGGACACTAATGTGTGGGGAAAATTtgggggacactactatgtgggggcagtgtgggggacactactatgtgggggcagtgtgggggacactactatgtgggggcagtgtgggggacactactatgtgggggcagtgtgggggacactactgtgtgggggcagggtgggggaaattactgtgggggagaGACactgcagtgtaggggaaattactgtgggggagagacactactgtgtgggggcagtgggggggacactactgcgtgggggacagtgtggggaaaattactgtggagggcagtgtgggggaaactactgtgtgggggcagtgtgggggacattactgtgggggacactactgtgtggggaaagtttggggggacactactatgtggggggcagtgtgagggaaactactgtatgggggcagtgtggggtaaattactgtatggggcagtgtggggtaaattactgtatgggggcagtgtggggtaaattactgtatggggcagtgtggggtaaattactgtatggggcagtgtggggtaaattactgtatggggcagtgtggggtaaattactgtatgggggcagtgtggggtaaattactgtatgggggcagtgtggggtaaattactgtatgggggcagtgtggggtaaattactgtatgggggcagtgtggggtaaattactgtatgggggcagtgtggggtaaattactgtatgggggcagtgtggggtaaattactgtatgggggcagtgtggggtaaattactgtatgggggcagtgtggggtaaattactgtatggggcagtgtggggtaaattactgtatgggggcagtgtggggtaaattactgtatgggggcagtgtggcggaaattactgtatgggggcagtgtggcggaaattactgtatggaagcagtgtggcagaaattactgtatggggcagtgtgggggcaaattactgtatggggcagtgtggggcaatttactgtgtgggggcagtgtcgggCAAATTACCGTGTGGTGGTAgtttggggcaaattactgtgtgggggcagtgtgggggaaattactgtgtgggggaaattactgtgtgggggcagtgtgggggaaaattttgtgcgggggcagtgtgggggaaattactgtatgggggaaattactgtatgggggaaattactgtgtgggggcagtgtgggggaaattattgtgcgggggcagtgtgggggaaattactgtatgggggcagtgtggcggaaattactgtatggaagcagtgtggcagaaattactgtatgggggcagtgtggtggaaattactgtatgggggcagtgtggcggaaattactgtatggaagcagtgtggcagaaattactgtatggggcagtgtgggggcaaattactgtatggggcagtgtggggcaatttactgtgtgggggcagtgtggggcaaattactgtgtgggggtagtgtggggcaaattgcagtgtgggggaaattactgtgtgggggaaattactgtgtgggggcagtgtgggggaaattactgtgcgggggcagtgtgggggaaattactgtgcgggggcagtgtgggggaaattactgtgcgggggcagtgtgggggaaattactgtgcgggggaaattactgtgcgggggaaattactgtggggggggaaattactgtgcgggggaaattactgtgtgggggcaattactgtgtgggggcaattactgtgtgggggcaattactgtgtgggggcaatttctgtatggggcagtgtgggggaaattactgtatggggcagtgtgggggagattactgtgtgggggcagtgtgggggag
Encoded proteins:
- the DDN gene encoding dendrin isoform X2, yielding MDSHKWMDLDGSWVYSTNPRRQPDNLLKYSTLPGRNQDNYRTAADISRRSADDRGKYGTVPGRYINKAPMRGQSPYRLWSTTRLPQGAVLQDSTNWGSNLPPIHRDSTLGRMDQIQNAGRRNDARVKEQFRYKWDNNMARTYGAEYERKRQKLSVDPYGQMVNHSPSKKRRQKGKLIQMDSIYGKWEADYILEKKMKELKYDEWEPLHNLPKALQNQLISQSNKVGYPETEKTKSILTNSGDTSQEKKSWWSKLVKSAKSGVTNSAVSETSQDKAQKNNVEQSSSLNHNKEVLKENRPQFRKRKVPPPYVPPPPYDYPHLIFPTNKEKVNHTRGYSQKQSTHILPLHDIEDCHESREKVPRYSVENTRAAKTNLSSSTNMLGNTVEVAEKQKTDPALQSIIQGRKLPRAHSTWTGPNSDEFLDHIYESVEGRSSPLTHDTPNFPKIKSDLDLQSDNKIYGTVSFPAQRDTSVPYTRHTNSKAQQDKSEATKRKNMTPANNSRHQMPPFDTRPPIPLHGIKLPRELGFSYASGNFLNADKRNRGGYININKQDNEQGHEQRRPLRVVSGKESKTRPAPKSNNVEYGWYSHTLPVKKQYMKPYMQEETKHGDSRKERITYQDTEFPRWREPGNVNTLPGRSHDHNRWRGPNGLKFSRKYNISEHSNIHPSDLGKSQAKGTVKIQAALSNEDEGLFVIDATCVVVRAEYIFPPVMEQVKFVPDEKSNEESLPIRSHSKSLVKKERAHHTSHSKSSSNLPLQPCSQKKHSKIEQCNQLFTERQASTLKERAVRILGLSIGELDYLNESQDQQKPYGSLTEAVNAEQGRTFNEQESEVLIKNGNRKGFKIHNYKEMPCILENVDHLPATSETVNDSLHMSVNSTKEIKELGSEQSVLSPDTQNPSSKESCSEPSDIMVQNDQTLATPKPQESFLPIVKGVGISPYPSVFSHCMELDTTMKEEIQDCKTSAEPLDLHVTETLKQVEGMLLESVEEECLVQRKTLSMVTKKNTSKDNAIIEGNSEEDHPAETQLKEKKSKPTKHASNFTNPHLFQEPDIEHKKVTSEVCLASQADHTSSRSLIKAYSRKPTYYAKDLREAVSRIRRHTAPDSDTDEDLEKSSFDSVEQVSDEYVTSCSSDTSDSEVTVILCEDEKDEDTLPITEDSSSERMNGHREDIFTKEIMVATAPLVTLHEGAFEDQPNKYQAPEQNAVYDLNSCIKEILQDLNKTEQEFFPSNEDQSEASASSNVPDLPTKEEYHTNKVI
- the DDN gene encoding dendrin isoform X1, whose product is MSAAAPALRMDSHKWMDLDGSWVYSTNPRRQPDNLLKYSTLPGRNQDNYRTAADISRRSADDRGKYGTVPGRYINKAPMRGQSPYRLWSTTRLPQGAVLQDSTNWGSNLPPIHRDSTLGRMDQIQNAGRRNDARVKEQFRYKWDNNMARTYGAEYERKRQKLSVDPYGQMVNHSPSKKRRQKGKLIQMDSIYGKWEADYILEKKMKELKYDEWEPLHNLPKALQNQLISQSNKVGYPETEKTKSILTNSGDTSQEKKSWWSKLVKSAKSGVTNSAVSETSQDKAQKNNVEQSSSLNHNKEVLKENRPQFRKRKVPPPYVPPPPYDYPHLIFPTNKEKVNHTRGYSQKQSTHILPLHDIEDCHESREKVPRYSVENTRAAKTNLSSSTNMLGNTVEVAEKQKTDPALQSIIQGRKLPRAHSTWTGPNSDEFLDHIYESVEGRSSPLTHDTPNFPKIKSDLDLQSDNKIYGTVSFPAQRDTSVPYTRHTNSKAQQDKSEATKRKNMTPANNSRHQMPPFDTRPPIPLHGIKLPRELGFSYASGNFLNADKRNRGGYININKQDNEQGHEQRRPLRVVSGKESKTRPAPKSNNVEYGWYSHTLPVKKQYMKPYMQEETKHGDSRKERITYQDTEFPRWREPGNVNTLPGRSHDHNRWRGPNGLKFSRKYNISEHSNIHPSDLGKSQAKGTVKIQAALSNEDEGLFVIDATCVVVRAEYIFPPVMEQVKFVPDEKSNEESLPIRSHSKSLVKKERAHHTSHSKSSSNLPLQPCSQKKHSKIEQCNQLFTERQASTLKERAVRILGLSIGELDYLNESQDQQKPYGSLTEAVNAEQGRTFNEQESEVLIKNGNRKGFKIHNYKEMPCILENVDHLPATSETVNDSLHMSVNSTKEIKELGSEQSVLSPDTQNPSSKESCSEPSDIMVQNDQTLATPKPQESFLPIVKGVGISPYPSVFSHCMELDTTMKEEIQDCKTSAEPLDLHVTETLKQVEGMLLESVEEECLVQRKTLSMVTKKNTSKDNAIIEGNSEEDHPAETQLKEKKSKPTKHASNFTNPHLFQEPDIEHKKVTSEVCLASQADHTSSRSLIKAYSRKPTYYAKDLREAVSRIRRHTAPDSDTDEDLEKSSFDSVEQVSDEYVTSCSSDTSDSEVTVILCEDEKDEDTLPITEDSSSERMNGHREDIFTKEIMVATAPLVTLHEGAFEDQPNKYQAPEQNAVYDLNSCIKEILQDLNKTEQEFFPSNEDQSEASASSNVPDLPTKEEYHTNKVI